GGGGCGGCGCTGGGCGAGGAGGGCCGCGGCGCCCGCGACGTGCGGGGTGGCCATCGAGGTGCCGTTCGCCGAGGTGTAGTGGCCGTCGACGACGGTGCCCATGGCGGTGCCGGCCGCCCTGGCGGCGACGATGTCGACCCCGGGGGCGGTGACGTCGGGCTTGATGGCCCGCTCGTCACCGACCGGGCCCCGGCTGGAGAAGTCGGCGAGCGCGTCGGACTTGTCGACCGCTCCGACGGTCAGGGCCGAGGGGGCCGCGCCGGGGCTGCCGATGGTGGCCCTGCCGGGGCCGGAGTTGCCCGCGGCGACGACGAACAGCGAGTCGCTGGTGGCGCTGAGCCGCTCCACGGCCTGGGAGGACGGGTCGTCGGCCGTGCCGCCGTCGCTGCCCAGGCTCATGCTGACGATGTCCGCGCCCTGCTCGACGGCCCATTCCATCCCGGCGATGACGCCGGAGTCGGCTCCGGAGCCGTTGTCGCCGAGCACCTTCCCGACGAGGAGGTCCGCCCCGGGCGCCACGCCCTTGAGGCGGCCGCCCGACTCGGCGCCGCTGCCGGCGACGGTCGAGGCGACGTGTGTCCCGTGGCCGTGCCCGTCCTGGACGGTGTCCGTGCCCACGAAGCTCTTGGAGCCGACGACACGGTCCTTGACGTCGGCGTGGCCGAGGTCGATCCCGGTGTCGAGTACGGCGACCTTGACGCCGCTCCCGTCGTAGCCGGCCTCCCATGCCTCGGGGGCGTGGATCTGCGGGACGCTCTCGTCGAGGGAGACCTTCACGGGGGCGTCGTACCAGATTTTGGCCACGCCGGAACCGGCGGCCGCGGAACGGCCGCCGGCCGCCGTGCGGGGTGCGGCCGCCTTCCAGAACGACGCGGCCTCGTCCTTCCGGACCCGGAGCGCCGCCATGTCCGTCCGGTCCAGGACGAGACCGCGTTCGGCTCCCGGGAGCCGGTCGGCGCGCTTGCCCAGGGTGGACCGGGACGGCTTGTCGGTGTAGGAGACGATGACGGGGAGGGCACCGCTGCTGGTGTCCGCCTGGCCGTCCTCGATGAGCTGGGTGACGTTGAACAGGCGCCGGTCCAGGGTCTTGTCCCCGAGGCCCTGGAGCGCGGACACCGGATAGACGTGGAGGTCACCGTCAGGACCGGTGACCGTCTGGAACTGCGCGGGGTTGCCGGGTGCCGGGACGACGGTGGCGGACTGCCGCCCGTCGGCCGCGGTGGTGACGGTCACCCGGTCGCCGGTGACCAGGGTGATCCGGGCGGACTTCGCCGCCTCGGCCCGGGGGCCGGTCTTCACCGCGGCCTGCGGGGCGGCGGGCCGGGCCTCGGCGGTACCGGAGCCGACGGCGGGTATGAGGGCTCCGGTGGCGAGCGCGGTGGCGACGGCGATCAGCCGCCCGCCGCGCCCGCCGGTTCTTCCGCTTCTGTGGTGAGAAGGGTTCGGCACGTACGTCTCCTTGGGTGGAGGGGAGGAAAAGCGCACGCCGAGAACCGGGCACGGTGGCCCCGCGAACGGAGGGATCTGGCCGGATGATCAGCGCATCCGGAGGCTATAGCCCGTTCGTTCCCGTGGTGAAGATCTTGCGATGTCACATGTGCGCCACCTGTGGACGCGAAAAGCGGCCACCGGTGCGGGAAAAGACCCGGACCACACGTGAACGGCCCGCCACCACACATATCCTGACCAATCGTCATGAATCTCTCAGCCAGGTGCCTCTATCCAGCCGTGGTGCGCCGCGTACCAGCCGAGCTGCATCCGGCTGTGCGCCCCCGCCCGGTCCATGAGGCTGCGCGCCCGGCGGAGCACCGTACGCCGGGCGACACCCAGATGACGGGCGACCGCGTCATCGGTGAGCCCGCTGAGCAGGAGGGCCAGGAAGCGGACCTCCTCGTCGTTCAGCTCGCCCCTGCCGCCTCCGCCGAAGCGTCCTTTCGGGTCGAAGGGCACACTCTCCGCCCAGACCCGCTCGAACAGCTCGATCAGCCCGTCCAGCAGGGGCCCCCGGCCGACGGCCACGGCCTCCCCGGGCCGGAGCGGATCGCCGGTGAAGGCGCAGAGAACGGCCTGTTCACGGTCGACGATCATCATCTTCATCGGAAGCCGTGCGGTGACCCTCGCCTGCTCGCCGGCCTCCAGGCACTGGTCGATGCGTGTCATCGCCCCGGGGTACTCGACGGCTTCGCTGCCGTACACGGTCCGGTAAGCCACCCCCTCCGCCAGCTGGCCGAGTTGGGTGCTGTTGTCCACGGACAGATAGGGCGGGGCATCGAAGTACAGGACCTCGTGGCGCGCCCGGATCTGCACATCCAGCGGTGATTCGGTGGGCCCGGCCGGCTGCGCCGCCGCACCCGGGGGGCCGGCGAGCACCCGTGGGAGAGGAGCGCCCACCCGCACCGGCGCGGCCTGCCGGACGGCTCCCCCACGCATCCGGTCCGGCCCCCCGTACCCGTTCCCGTCCCTGAACCCCTGCCCCTGCCCCTGCCCCTGCCCCCCGCAGGCTCTCGCTTCCCCGTCCGTCAGCTCCATCGCTTCCACGCCCGCACCCCACTCTTTCCCGCACGGCCGCGCGCGTCCGCGCCCCGGTGCTCCCCGGATACCGTGATGATCCCGGGTACCTACCCGGATGCAGGCAGCACCTACTCCCGGAGAACCGGTGCCCGGCGTCCGGGCCGGTCAGGACCCCGGTCTCCGCGACCGCCATGGGCGTCTCGTCCCCGGGACCGTCAACGGCCGGACGGGACATACCGGTACGACCTGCTCGGCCGCCGCACCGGCCGCATCGCACCCGGCGGCGCGACCGGTACCTGGGCCTACGACGCCGCAGGGCGGCACACCTCCCTCACCGCCTCCGGCCGCACCCTCGCCCATTGGCAGACGCCCAGGCGCTGCCCGGGCGGGGCAGAACCGTACCGTCAGGAGCGGCCGAAGTGGCGGCTACGTGCGGTTCCCGTGGTCGGCCGCAGGTTCTCCGGCGTCGAGCGCACCTTCCGGGTGGTGGTTCTTCCCGGGCAGGGCGGCCACGAGGACGGCGCCGAGCGCGAGGAGGGCGGCAGCGGCGGTGAGCGCGTGGGAGAAGCCTTCCGTCGCGGCGTGCTGGAGGCCGGCTTGTGCGGCCAGGGCGTCGCTGCGGCGCGTGGCCAGAGCGACGAGCACCGCCACCCCCACGGCGCCTCCGACCTGTTGGACGGAGCTCAGGACCGCCGAGCCGAGCCCGGCGTTCTCCTCGGTGGTGCCCGTGAGTGCCGCGACGGTCAGGGCCGGCAGGCTCAGCCCGCACCCGAGGCTCGTGACGAGCATGCCGGGCAGTACCCCGGAAGCGTATTCGTCGCTCGGTGCCACGCCGGACAGCAGCAGCAGCCCGGCCGCACTGATCAAGAACGAGATGACGAGGGCCGGTCGCACGCCGAGCCTGATCACTGCTCGGGAGGAGAGCCACATGCCCGAGAGGATGCCGGCACCGTAGGGCAGGTAGGCGAGGCCGGCTGTGAGGGGGCGGTAGCCCAGGACGGTCTGCAGGTGCACCATCAGCAGGAAGGCCATCGCGTACACGGCGGCGGAGAACAGCAGGGTCGCCCCGTTGGCAACCGCACGGAACCGGAAGGACAGGAACGGTAACGGCAGCAGCGGCTCGGCGGTTCGTGCCTCGACCACGACGAAGGCGACGGCCAGGAGCACGGCGAGAACCAGGGGCCCCACGGCGGCGGTGTCCCCCCAGCCCGACTCACCGGTCCGGAGCAGTCCGTAGACCAGGGACACCAGGGCGCCGGTGCCCAGCGCCGCACCGGGTACGTCAAGGCGTACCGCGTGTTCGGCCCGGCTCTCGGGGACCAGGCGCGGGAGCAGCACGACGGCCGCGAAGGCCACCGGCAGGTTGATCAGGAAGATCCAGCGCCAGGA
This DNA window, taken from Streptomyces nitrosporeus, encodes the following:
- a CDS encoding helix-turn-helix transcriptional regulator, which produces MLAGPPGAAAQPAGPTESPLDVQIRARHEVLYFDAPPYLSVDNSTQLGQLAEGVAYRTVYGSEAVEYPGAMTRIDQCLEAGEQARVTARLPMKMMIVDREQAVLCAFTGDPLRPGEAVAVGRGPLLDGLIELFERVWAESVPFDPKGRFGGGGRGELNDEEVRFLALLLSGLTDDAVARHLGVARRTVLRRARSLMDRAGAHSRMQLGWYAAHHGWIEAPG
- a CDS encoding MFS transporter, coding for MTPVSTTAGAKPAGRRGPALVVLCFVQFMLVLDDNVVSVALPGMRDDLGFSTASLAWVVNAYFLAFGGLLLLFGRMADLLGRRRVFLTGVALFGAASLVCGLAQEPWQLVAGRFVQGAGAAMASPAALALITLLFPGAEERARAFGIWGGIAALGGTMGLVISGALTGLASWRWIFLINLPVAFAAVVLLPRLVPESRAEHAVRLDVPGAALGTGALVSLVYGLLRTGESGWGDTAAVGPLVLAVLLAVAFVVVEARTAEPLLPLPFLSFRFRAVANGATLLFSAAVYAMAFLLMVHLQTVLGYRPLTAGLAYLPYGAGILSGMWLSSRAVIRLGVRPALVISFLISAAGLLLLSGVAPSDEYASGVLPGMLVTSLGCGLSLPALTVAALTGTTEENAGLGSAVLSSVQQVGGAVGVAVLVALATRRSDALAAQAGLQHAATEGFSHALTAAAALLALGAVLVAALPGKNHHPEGALDAGEPAADHGNRT